From Effusibacillus pohliae DSM 22757, a single genomic window includes:
- a CDS encoding ABC transporter substrate-binding protein, which produces MRKGFIAMLAPVLVASSLLSGCGSKSAPPAASTGDGNEPVTIDFWYSLSGKNGEVIKKMVDEFNQSQKEVKVNATFQGDYYTNHAKVMSAIAAGNQPDVTMIEVASVASFANNGALEDLTPYITGKDGIDKNDFIPGLLGNSTWNNKFYALPFNRSTPILYINKDKLKAAGLDENGPKTWDELESFAKKLSKKDTEWGFSTPVDIWFYEALVAENGGEILSEDGKQALVNSPQAVEPIKFWKKMIDEGAMKMPPGAKYDAWEVAENDFINGKVAMIFDSTGSLNSLMDKAKFRVGTAFLPKKETYGVPTGGANLVMLAKSKKKDAAWKFMKWMTDKKQTIFWSQQTGYMPVRTSAVNSEEMLKFFAEKPQFKVAVDQLQYAQPRPAAPGYKELQEVIMNEIQRAVLGEATPEDAMKTAVEKANQLLKK; this is translated from the coding sequence ATGAGAAAAGGATTTATTGCAATGTTGGCACCAGTTTTAGTAGCAAGTTCACTCTTATCCGGATGCGGCAGTAAATCGGCGCCTCCCGCGGCAAGTACGGGTGACGGCAATGAGCCTGTCACGATCGATTTCTGGTATTCGCTCAGCGGTAAAAACGGTGAAGTCATTAAAAAGATGGTGGACGAATTCAACCAATCCCAGAAAGAAGTCAAGGTGAATGCCACATTCCAAGGGGATTATTATACAAACCACGCGAAAGTTATGTCAGCCATTGCAGCGGGCAACCAACCGGATGTAACGATGATCGAAGTCGCTTCCGTTGCTTCCTTCGCGAACAACGGGGCGCTTGAAGATCTTACACCTTATATCACAGGCAAAGACGGGATTGATAAAAATGATTTTATCCCCGGTTTGCTTGGCAACTCGACCTGGAACAATAAATTTTACGCTTTGCCTTTTAACCGTTCCACCCCGATCCTTTACATTAACAAAGACAAGCTGAAAGCTGCCGGTCTCGATGAGAACGGACCAAAAACATGGGATGAGTTAGAATCCTTTGCGAAAAAACTGTCCAAAAAAGATACTGAATGGGGCTTTTCAACACCGGTCGATATTTGGTTCTATGAAGCACTAGTAGCGGAAAATGGGGGGGAAATTTTAAGTGAAGACGGCAAGCAGGCGTTAGTGAATTCCCCGCAAGCGGTTGAGCCGATCAAATTCTGGAAGAAAATGATTGATGAAGGTGCTATGAAAATGCCTCCGGGCGCGAAGTACGACGCATGGGAGGTTGCGGAAAACGACTTTATCAACGGCAAAGTAGCAATGATTTTTGATTCTACGGGAAGCCTTAATAGTTTGATGGATAAAGCGAAATTCCGGGTAGGCACAGCCTTCTTGCCGAAAAAAGAAACCTACGGTGTTCCGACAGGCGGTGCCAACCTGGTAATGCTGGCAAAGTCCAAAAAGAAAGATGCAGCTTGGAAGTTCATGAAATGGATGACCGATAAAAAACAAACGATCTTCTGGTCACAACAAACTGGCTATATGCCGGTCCGCACTTCTGCCGTTAACAGCGAGGAAATGCTAAAGTTCTTTGCTGAGAAACCGCAATTTAAAGTGGCTGTCGATCAGTTGCAATACGCACAGCCTCGTCCGGCGGCACCTGGTTACAAGGAATTGCAAGAAGTGATCATGAATGAAATTCAACGTGCGGTCCTCGGTGAAGCAACACCTGAAGATGCAATGAAGACAGCGGTGGAGAAAGCAAATCAATTATTGAAGAAATAA
- a CDS encoding ABC transporter ATP-binding protein, whose translation MAQVELRQIVKSFNNQTVIKGLDLTIPNGSFTVLVGPSGCGKSTTLRMIAGLEQPTSGEILIDNRNVNQLEPGKRDIAMVFQNYALYPTMTVKENIEFGLKNRKVPKQERNRLIAEIAEVVGLSDYLDRKPSELSGGQRQRVALARAMVKKPKVFLMDEPLSNLDAQLRQQMRIELMELHKKLGTTFIYVTHDQVEAMSMGDQIVIMNKGELQQAASPMEVYHQPANRFVAEFIGSPPMNIIWTTGLNLKLLKPAQVHAVGIRPEKIRLHRMGQNISEEQSIVLNGTIIAREMLGAETLYYVDTCIGRLSVKCYGDSFFPDKIQVELPYEDLHFFDMAGSRIPSPAVNVLPETESVLL comes from the coding sequence ATGGCGCAAGTGGAACTCAGACAGATCGTGAAATCTTTCAATAACCAAACCGTGATCAAAGGGTTGGATTTAACCATACCAAATGGTTCATTTACTGTGCTCGTGGGGCCGTCTGGCTGTGGAAAATCGACAACACTTCGTATGATCGCCGGTCTTGAACAGCCTACAAGCGGCGAAATCCTGATCGATAACCGGAATGTCAATCAATTGGAACCCGGAAAACGGGATATCGCAATGGTTTTTCAGAATTATGCCCTTTACCCAACAATGACCGTCAAAGAAAATATTGAATTTGGTCTAAAGAACCGGAAAGTACCAAAACAAGAGAGAAATAGGTTGATTGCGGAAATAGCGGAAGTTGTGGGACTTTCCGATTATCTCGACCGAAAGCCATCCGAATTATCCGGGGGCCAGCGGCAACGTGTAGCTCTTGCACGCGCCATGGTGAAAAAGCCCAAGGTCTTTTTAATGGACGAACCTCTCTCCAATCTTGACGCTCAGTTGCGCCAACAAATGCGGATTGAATTAATGGAGTTGCACAAAAAATTAGGTACTACATTTATCTACGTGACACATGATCAGGTGGAAGCTATGTCGATGGGCGACCAGATCGTCATTATGAATAAGGGCGAACTTCAGCAGGCTGCAAGCCCTATGGAAGTCTATCATCAACCGGCCAACCGATTTGTTGCCGAATTTATCGGGAGCCCACCGATGAATATTATTTGGACAACCGGGTTGAACCTGAAACTGTTGAAACCCGCTCAAGTTCACGCAGTGGGAATCCGACCGGAAAAAATCCGGTTGCATCGTATGGGCCAGAACATATCTGAGGAACAGTCGATTGTTTTGAATGGAACTATTATTGCTCGTGAGATGTTGGGAGCGGAGACACTTTATTACGTGGACACATGTATTGGACGTCTAAGTGTAAAGTGCTATGGTGACAGTTTCTTTCCGGATAAAATCCAAGTGGAATTGCCGTATGAGGATCTTCATTTCTTTGATATGGCGGGAAGTCGGATTCCCAGCCCCGCTGTAAATGTTTTGCCGGAAACGGAGAGTGTACTCCTGTGA
- a CDS encoding HAD-IA family hydrolase, whose amino-acid sequence MTRVPIEYIGGDFFTLTGESLDDFLRQIETTISGKFAKEEILETYFEHLRSNYDQKVRIFSDVKAGLEHLKAAGYRLGVVTNQKREFTVRGLELGQILPFFDTIVTLDDVKEGKPSPQPVIQAMVRIGAKPEETLMIGDSKYDVLAASAAKVKSAVLEWYGKADWKVVVPDYHFDNFLEFMHELATVKRQSFWKAEVTLHG is encoded by the coding sequence ATTACCAGAGTCCCCATCGAATACATAGGTGGGGACTTTTTTACGCTTACTGGAGAGTCGCTTGATGACTTCTTAAGACAGATCGAAACAACTATTAGCGGGAAATTTGCTAAAGAGGAAATTTTGGAAACCTATTTTGAACATCTAAGGTCAAACTATGATCAAAAAGTGCGTATCTTCTCGGATGTGAAAGCTGGGTTGGAACATTTGAAAGCCGCAGGATATCGCCTTGGAGTTGTAACCAATCAAAAGCGTGAATTTACCGTTAGGGGATTAGAGCTCGGGCAGATTCTTCCTTTCTTTGACACTATCGTCACTTTGGATGATGTAAAGGAAGGGAAACCGTCTCCGCAGCCGGTTATACAAGCTATGGTCCGAATTGGAGCAAAGCCGGAAGAAACTCTAATGATCGGTGATTCCAAGTATGATGTGTTGGCGGCTTCTGCTGCCAAGGTAAAAAGTGCAGTACTCGAATGGTATGGTAAGGCTGATTGGAAAGTTGTAGTTCCTGATTACCATTTTGATAATTTTTTGGAGTTCATGCATGAACTTGCAACTGTTAAAAGACAATCCTTCTGGAAGGCAGAAGTCACCCTGCATGGGTGA
- a CDS encoding carbohydrate ABC transporter permease, producing the protein MGVVHRAIKIVEWIGFVVVSLIFLFPFAWLVLTSMKSLGEAVVFPPKWLPSTVHWENFVQAWQSGPFITYFFNSLLVTLAILFLQLVTGVPAAYAFARYQFKGSKVLFGLTLIALMIPPQITFLPVFIQMSGWGLINTYVPLILPYAASAFGIFLLRQAFMQVPEEVLEAARLDQASEWKIMWKIMVPMARPVLVTFGLFSFIYHWNDYFWPLVMTNQDLVRTLPVGIARLKASEGGVAWNIVMAGNMILVVPILIVYLIAQRQIIKAFVYSSVK; encoded by the coding sequence ATGGGGGTTGTGCACAGAGCAATTAAAATCGTGGAATGGATTGGATTTGTGGTTGTATCTCTGATATTTCTCTTTCCGTTTGCTTGGTTGGTTCTCACTTCCATGAAAAGTCTCGGGGAAGCGGTTGTCTTTCCCCCGAAGTGGCTGCCTTCAACGGTGCACTGGGAAAATTTTGTTCAGGCGTGGCAGTCCGGCCCTTTTATCACTTACTTTTTCAACAGTCTGTTGGTCACGTTGGCGATTCTCTTCTTGCAATTGGTCACGGGCGTGCCTGCAGCATACGCATTTGCCCGTTATCAGTTTAAAGGTTCGAAAGTTCTTTTCGGGTTGACTTTGATCGCGTTAATGATTCCGCCACAGATAACGTTTCTTCCCGTTTTTATTCAGATGAGCGGCTGGGGATTGATTAATACCTATGTACCGTTGATTTTGCCTTATGCGGCAAGCGCTTTTGGAATTTTTCTGCTGCGACAGGCTTTCATGCAGGTACCTGAAGAGGTTCTTGAAGCTGCGCGTCTTGATCAAGCAAGCGAATGGAAAATCATGTGGAAAATCATGGTCCCCATGGCACGGCCGGTTCTCGTCACCTTCGGACTGTTCAGTTTCATTTATCACTGGAATGACTATTTCTGGCCGCTTGTTATGACAAACCAGGATCTTGTGAGAACCCTGCCTGTAGGGATTGCCCGGTTAAAAGCATCTGAAGGAGGTGTTGCCTGGAACATTGTGATGGCCGGCAATATGATTTTGGTTGTTCCGATTCTCATTGTCTATTTGATTGCCCAGCGTCAAATTATCAAAGCATTTGTCTATTCAAGTGTTAAATAA
- a CDS encoding carbohydrate ABC transporter permease, translating to MIRRLLPYLYTTPALVIFLLFFIYPIFYMIYLSFTSWNLISPTKTFIGFENYKELFRSHDFLQVLSNTVLYTVFTVLISLVISLLLALWLNRKGRRYSFLQGAIFSPHIISLVSVSLLWMWMMDPQYGLLNWVFSLFGLPTLKWLADTKSAIYALILVSVWKIVGYNTLIFIAGLQSIPTEIYEAAELDQTPWWRKLTRITIPMLSPTLFFLLIINTTDSFQVFDTIQIMTQGGPVNSTNMLVFYIYQNGFDFFKIGYASAAGVVLLVLVGIVTIVHFKFLAKRVHYR from the coding sequence GTGATTCGACGACTTTTGCCTTACCTGTATACGACTCCGGCCCTTGTGATTTTCCTGTTGTTTTTTATCTATCCGATTTTTTACATGATCTATTTGAGCTTCACTTCCTGGAATTTGATCAGCCCGACGAAAACGTTCATTGGATTTGAGAATTATAAAGAGCTATTTCGGAGTCACGATTTTCTGCAGGTATTATCCAATACAGTTCTGTATACTGTATTCACCGTTTTGATCTCACTGGTTATTTCGCTCTTATTGGCTCTTTGGCTCAATCGAAAAGGCAGGCGGTACAGTTTTTTGCAGGGAGCGATTTTTAGTCCGCATATTATCTCGCTCGTTTCCGTGTCTCTCTTGTGGATGTGGATGATGGATCCGCAATATGGATTGTTAAACTGGGTGTTTTCCTTATTTGGGCTTCCCACGTTGAAATGGCTGGCGGATACAAAATCGGCCATTTATGCTCTGATTCTCGTCAGTGTCTGGAAGATCGTCGGATATAACACGCTGATTTTTATCGCCGGTCTGCAGAGTATTCCAACAGAAATTTACGAAGCCGCTGAACTGGATCAAACACCCTGGTGGCGCAAGCTCACACGAATTACAATTCCGATGCTGTCACCGACACTGTTCTTTCTGCTCATCATTAATACGACCGACTCATTTCAGGTCTTTGACACCATACAAATTATGACGCAAGGAGGACCTGTCAACAGCACAAACATGCTTGTCTTCTATATTTATCAAAACGGATTTGATTTCTTTAAAATCGGCTATGCCTCGGCAGCGGGCGTAGTTCTCCTAGTCCTGGTTGGGATCGTAACGATTGTTCATTTTAAGTTCTTGGCAAAGAGAGTCCATTACCGCTAA